From the genome of Streptomyces sp. NBC_01260, one region includes:
- a CDS encoding multicopper oxidase family protein, protein MLTRRHAIRLGLTTGAVGAVGAAGGTFQLLAGGQSAQAAEATGRTAAAGAVEQFTVPLTVPPVLAPYRRTKAADYYRVTMRRASTEILPGTRTDVLTYNGSFPGPTIRARSGRTAVVQQVNALDMPTSVHLHGGNNPVANDGGMMDTIAPGRSRTYVYENRQPGATLWTHDHAHHMESEHVYRGLSGAYLLGDSNEDALGLPSGAYDIPLVLRDAAFDENAAMVYTMDDADNRTTILVNGRPWPYLKVEGRKYRFRLVNSCNLRIFILALTDGTTDQHPVQQIGSDGGLLAAPAETPVMVLSPGERIDFVVDFAQYAPGTKLTLSNMLGPGPTELVGQVMRFDVGEKTPDSSRVPAALATLPALPKPTVERTFELNMDEPGTGSHQAYINGRTFDANRIDTTIRWGATEVWTVVNKSTTIPHNFHTHLVQFRILERDGAAPYPAEAGLKDTVLLFPGQVAKLQLTFSSHRGVYPYHCHMIDHSAMGMMGQMKIV, encoded by the coding sequence GTGCTCACTCGTCGTCATGCAATACGTCTCGGTCTGACCACCGGTGCCGTCGGCGCGGTCGGCGCTGCGGGCGGAACGTTCCAGCTGCTCGCCGGCGGCCAGTCGGCCCAGGCCGCGGAGGCCACCGGCCGCACCGCGGCGGCGGGCGCCGTCGAGCAGTTCACGGTGCCGCTGACGGTGCCGCCGGTACTGGCCCCGTACCGCAGGACCAAGGCGGCCGACTACTACCGCGTGACGATGCGCAGGGCGAGCACGGAGATCCTGCCGGGCACCCGCACCGACGTCCTCACGTACAACGGCTCCTTCCCCGGACCCACCATCCGCGCCCGCTCGGGCCGCACCGCGGTCGTCCAGCAGGTGAACGCCCTGGACATGCCCACCTCGGTGCACCTGCACGGCGGCAACAACCCGGTGGCCAACGACGGCGGCATGATGGACACCATCGCTCCGGGGCGCTCCCGGACGTACGTGTACGAGAACAGGCAGCCCGGCGCCACCCTGTGGACGCACGACCACGCGCACCACATGGAGTCCGAGCACGTCTACCGGGGTCTGTCCGGGGCGTATCTGCTCGGCGACAGCAACGAGGACGCGCTCGGACTGCCCTCGGGCGCCTACGACATCCCGCTCGTCCTGCGCGACGCGGCGTTCGACGAGAACGCCGCCATGGTCTACACGATGGACGACGCGGACAACCGGACGACGATCCTGGTCAACGGCCGGCCCTGGCCGTATCTGAAGGTCGAGGGCCGCAAGTACCGCTTCCGCCTGGTCAACTCGTGCAACCTGCGCATCTTCATCCTGGCGCTGACCGACGGCACGACCGACCAGCACCCGGTGCAGCAGATCGGCTCGGACGGCGGGCTGCTCGCGGCGCCCGCCGAGACGCCGGTCATGGTGCTGTCCCCCGGCGAGCGCATCGACTTCGTCGTCGACTTCGCCCAGTACGCGCCCGGCACCAAGCTCACCCTGTCCAACATGCTCGGCCCCGGCCCGACCGAACTGGTCGGCCAGGTCATGCGGTTCGACGTGGGCGAGAAGACCCCCGACAGCAGCCGGGTGCCCGCCGCCCTCGCCACGCTGCCGGCCCTGCCGAAGCCGACCGTCGAGCGCACCTTCGAACTGAACATGGACGAGCCGGGCACCGGCAGCCACCAGGCGTACATCAACGGCAGGACCTTCGACGCGAACCGGATCGACACCACCATCCGGTGGGGCGCCACGGAGGTATGGACGGTGGTGAACAAGAGCACCACCATTCCGCACAACTTCCATACGCACCTGGTGCAGTTCCGCATTCTCGAACGCGACGGGGCTGCGCCCTATCCGGCGGAGGCCGGCCTCAAGGACACCGTTCTGCTCTTCCCCGGACAGGTCGCGAAACTCCAGCTGACCTTCAGTTCGCACCGGGGCGTCTATCCCTATCACTGCCACATGATCGACCACAGCGCCATGGGAATGATGGGCCAGATGAAGATCGTCTGA
- a CDS encoding SagB/ThcOx family dehydrogenase has protein sequence MIPVSTTRPARTHARVLRADVRVALDGATDTVTLHGPVSSLVLRPVRGALRTVLDRLGGEPLPDDELYEGFTPAERVRAAALVERASQLLAHSVLSGDEAPLRRELVRLEQTARDAGYEPAPVDTDAAVRLSRFAFCRSRDGVLVLESPLVKFRAVLADRGARELTAALGQPVAAGRAGEGTGLGPQESLDVLAHLIGAGFAEAAGPDGTFASDTEPKLRQWDFHDLLFHSRVRSGRYDGIFGAVYPYQGEIEPRPAVKPVPAGEAVDLYRPLRRDIDARDPSLTAAIETRRSHRTYGERELTAKELGEFLYRVQRVRVHHTPGADSPGADEVISRPYPSGGSLYELELYVTVLRCAGLAPGIYHYDSYGHRLVLVNDAEVDRRSLLNVASRSVGFDVRPDVLITVTSRFQRMAWKYRAMAYATTLRHTGVLYQTMYLVATAMGLAPCGLGNGDADMSARVLGLDYLEESSVGDFLLGTPGQDPAIAGDPGPEWHMVNSPEWSLPGEASFAP, from the coding sequence ATGATCCCCGTATCCACGACGAGACCCGCCAGGACGCATGCCCGCGTCCTGCGGGCCGACGTCCGTGTCGCCCTGGACGGCGCCACGGACACCGTGACCCTGCACGGCCCCGTCAGCTCCTTGGTGCTGCGGCCGGTACGCGGGGCGCTGCGCACCGTGCTCGACCGGCTCGGCGGCGAGCCGCTGCCCGACGACGAGCTGTACGAGGGGTTCACCCCGGCCGAGCGGGTCCGGGCGGCCGCTCTCGTGGAGCGGGCCTCGCAGCTCCTCGCGCACAGCGTGCTCAGCGGCGACGAGGCGCCGCTGCGGCGGGAGTTGGTGCGGCTGGAGCAGACGGCCCGCGACGCCGGGTACGAACCGGCCCCGGTGGACACCGACGCCGCGGTGCGGCTGTCCCGGTTCGCGTTCTGCCGCTCGCGCGACGGCGTGCTGGTGCTGGAGTCGCCGCTCGTGAAGTTCCGCGCGGTGCTCGCCGACCGGGGGGCGCGCGAGCTCACGGCCGCCCTGGGGCAGCCGGTGGCGGCCGGCCGGGCCGGTGAGGGCACCGGTCTCGGGCCGCAGGAGAGCCTCGACGTGCTCGCGCATCTGATCGGGGCCGGCTTCGCCGAGGCCGCCGGACCCGACGGGACGTTCGCCTCCGACACCGAACCGAAGCTGCGGCAGTGGGACTTCCACGACCTGCTGTTCCACTCGCGGGTGCGCTCGGGCCGCTACGACGGGATCTTCGGCGCGGTCTACCCCTACCAGGGGGAGATCGAGCCGCGGCCGGCGGTGAAGCCCGTCCCGGCCGGGGAGGCGGTCGATCTGTACCGGCCGCTGCGCCGGGACATCGACGCCCGTGACCCCTCACTGACCGCCGCGATCGAGACGAGGCGTTCGCACCGTACTTACGGGGAGCGGGAGTTGACCGCCAAGGAGCTGGGCGAGTTCCTGTACCGGGTGCAGCGTGTCCGGGTGCACCACACCCCGGGCGCGGACAGCCCCGGCGCCGACGAGGTGATCTCCCGCCCCTACCCGAGTGGCGGCTCGCTCTACGAACTGGAGCTGTACGTCACCGTGCTGCGCTGCGCGGGGCTGGCGCCGGGCATCTACCACTACGACTCCTACGGACACCGCCTGGTGCTCGTCAACGACGCCGAGGTGGACCGCAGGTCGCTGCTGAACGTGGCGTCCCGCTCGGTCGGCTTCGACGTGCGCCCCGATGTGCTCATCACGGTGACCTCGCGCTTCCAGCGGATGGCGTGGAAGTACCGGGCCATGGCGTACGCGACGACGCTGCGGCACACCGGTGTGCTCTACCAGACGATGTATCTGGTGGCCACGGCGATGGGCCTGGCCCCCTGCGGCCTGGGCAACGGGGACGCCGACATGTCCGCCCGGGTCCTGGGCCTGGACTACCTGGAGGAGTCCTCGGTGGGGGATTTCCTGCTCGGTACGCCTGGTCAGGACCCCGCGATCGCCGGCGACCCCGGTCCGGAATGGCACATGGTGAACAGCCCCGAATGGTCGCTGCCGGGCGAAGCGTCATTCGCCCCGTGA
- a CDS encoding TOMM precursor leader peptide-binding protein has translation MPTDTIAPAVVAAGPSLAPAAHGDWLPALGRLAAATGATVSANTGWDLDWERDRVARAGADPRRTPHLSVRIHEDEVMIGPLWAPGTDAGCAACAEVRERTVLDHPLVGDLTRPAATPAAPAAVLPGLLGIAVDHLAARPLAPGEAYAATVHGTRRHRIARSFHCPACGPSDRDLTATAEPPAHRTLVPRPAVPGDSTRTAASRLVERGVLRERLLDDRFGPVRGILRESRTPFAMSMAVVADAPAMGHGRARTFAETEPVAVLEAYERLGGYPYDIPLLTERSYNDVAEHAVDPGTLGRYTAEQLAHPTSRATPFTADTPMDWAWGHDLADGRPLLVPADHAFYQYEYAYRRDRRAARVAGAARRRHYFFDCSSGCAVGANHEEAALHSLFELAERDAFLTSWFRAAPLPHIPVATLTDPTSRAMVELIRSRGFDVHVLVATRDIELPVVWVIAVNEKNPFPATFSSAGSGADPDAAIRGALREVAQLVTNPVDWTRQDVEPMVENPWLVEELEDHVRFSSLPETRGRALSGLGGPAVTPAEAFPDWPGRLERAAGGDVRGTLEYVSGLFADAGLDRIVIVDQTSREHADAGISVARAVVPGILPMCFGHAQQRLDGLPRLRAALSGTDQEHRAIPYDPHPFP, from the coding sequence ATGCCGACTGACACGATCGCGCCCGCCGTCGTGGCGGCGGGCCCGTCCCTGGCCCCGGCGGCGCACGGCGACTGGCTGCCCGCACTCGGCCGGCTGGCCGCCGCCACCGGCGCCACCGTCTCGGCCAACACCGGCTGGGACCTCGACTGGGAGCGGGACCGGGTGGCCCGCGCCGGGGCGGACCCGCGCCGCACCCCGCACCTCTCCGTCCGCATCCACGAGGACGAGGTCATGATCGGCCCGCTGTGGGCCCCCGGTACCGACGCGGGCTGCGCCGCCTGCGCCGAGGTCCGTGAGCGGACGGTCCTGGACCACCCGCTCGTCGGCGACCTCACCCGGCCCGCCGCCACCCCGGCCGCGCCCGCCGCCGTGCTTCCCGGCCTCCTGGGCATCGCCGTCGACCACCTGGCGGCCCGGCCGCTCGCCCCGGGCGAGGCGTACGCGGCGACCGTCCACGGCACCCGCCGCCACCGCATCGCCCGCAGCTTCCACTGCCCCGCCTGCGGCCCGTCCGACCGGGACCTCACCGCCACCGCCGAACCGCCCGCCCACCGCACCCTCGTCCCCCGCCCCGCCGTCCCCGGCGACTCCACCCGCACGGCCGCCAGCCGCCTCGTCGAGCGCGGAGTGCTGCGCGAGCGGCTGCTCGACGACCGCTTCGGCCCGGTCCGCGGCATCCTGCGCGAGTCCCGCACCCCGTTCGCGATGAGCATGGCCGTCGTCGCGGACGCCCCGGCGATGGGCCACGGCCGGGCCCGCACCTTCGCCGAGACCGAACCGGTCGCCGTCCTCGAAGCGTACGAACGCCTCGGCGGCTACCCGTACGACATCCCGCTGCTCACCGAGCGCTCCTACAACGACGTCGCCGAGCACGCCGTCGACCCCGGCACGCTGGGCCGCTACACCGCCGAGCAGCTCGCCCACCCCACCAGCCGGGCCACCCCGTTCACCGCGGACACCCCGATGGACTGGGCCTGGGGCCACGACCTCGCCGACGGCCGGCCGCTGCTCGTCCCGGCCGACCACGCCTTCTACCAGTACGAGTACGCCTACCGCAGGGACCGCCGCGCGGCCCGCGTCGCGGGCGCCGCCCGGCGCCGGCACTACTTCTTCGACTGCTCCAGCGGCTGCGCGGTCGGCGCCAACCACGAAGAGGCCGCGCTGCACTCGCTGTTCGAGCTGGCCGAGCGCGACGCGTTCCTCACCTCGTGGTTCCGCGCCGCCCCGCTCCCGCACATCCCGGTCGCCACCCTCACCGACCCGACCAGCCGGGCCATGGTCGAGCTGATCCGCTCGCGCGGCTTCGACGTCCATGTCCTGGTCGCCACCCGGGACATCGAACTTCCGGTGGTCTGGGTGATCGCCGTCAACGAGAAGAACCCCTTCCCCGCGACCTTCTCCTCCGCCGGCTCGGGCGCCGACCCGGACGCCGCGATCCGCGGCGCGCTGCGCGAGGTCGCCCAGCTGGTGACCAACCCGGTCGACTGGACCCGGCAGGACGTCGAGCCGATGGTCGAGAACCCCTGGCTGGTCGAGGAGTTGGAGGACCATGTGCGGTTCTCCTCGCTGCCGGAGACCCGCGGCCGGGCGCTGTCCGGCCTCGGCGGCCCGGCCGTCACCCCGGCGGAGGCCTTCCCCGACTGGCCGGGGAGGCTGGAGAGGGCAGCCGGCGGCGATGTGCGCGGCACGCTGGAGTACGTCTCGGGGCTGTTCGCCGACGCGGGGCTCGACCGGATCGTCATCGTCGACCAGACCAGCCGGGAGCACGCGGACGCGGGCATCAGTGTCGCCCGCGCCGTCGTCCCCGGCATCCTCCCGATGTGCTTCGGCCATGCCCAGCAGCGCCTGGACGGGCTGCCCCGGCTCCGGGCCGCCCTGAGCGGCACGGACCAGGAACACCGGGCGATCCCCTACGACCCCCACCCGTTCCCGTGA
- a CDS encoding lantibiotic dehydratase, protein MTSPEPQWFLRVNPLRRARLGDPGQRTLLAGLAAAETELAAAADACSQELYESIGTAASDDERRALIALRRSIHNGRAPKKTPQDPTPAVAHWLAAYQERERLRSAVADGYPDAAERERALLAELLGNDDLLRSLALLAPEVHQEAERYRAAVAGPGKLSARTRKSERGLIQYVTRAMVRTSPLSRFTAVGIAEPAPATDPEAVHPGDVPFTGARAVPGLDRVMLGYVLGGLPTAHATDLAELWVGVPPTSAPDPVAGKLFFLKLTDQGMQRFAVPLDGPAGDLLDALSMGPRRFPAVVAHVAARAGVPQAEADRRVRRALHQGVLCTFNAAEDGAADYEDLLTPELPDTEHTPGLRELAEAIRAGMPRVVGAPAAERGAALTELRTTLGRFSQAAGRPAQITVEEDYVMPPLKVAASHWHTPLADLGPAVELLSVFDWLHDVRVLMTAAFTERFGAGANVPLAEHAAFVVGEVSRRAAAMDAVYGPRGTGDASALTGIGPADGCLERMFQLRRELSEEIHTRLTKTADAGEDTLALTAADVADLTRSLPGRFRQDPLIYGVLLQEAGDRLVLNDGLPGHGMLYARFLDADRRLGGEALPRLAAHLQRFYGHDGARVTEDLGLHRLNVNAHAPILPGGLTPEDWFGLRLAHDPATDTLRVEDADGAPLRVLPLGTGHPGLFPPPLSVASGLAISGRLFNSLPNSWHASLPWDGKETRVAPRMSVGNVLIGRRRWYGGAELETAVATGQDGPERLLALTAWRARHGVPEEVVIKSAPEDEGPLSVGAPDVQSKRLQQKPQYVDLTSALAVRVLPRMLERRGDGPTGGYLEEALPGVTDGTHATEWVVEVGRTAGGTFTYDPVNHAEGARS, encoded by the coding sequence ATGACCAGCCCCGAACCCCAGTGGTTCCTCCGCGTCAACCCGCTGCGCCGGGCCCGCCTGGGAGACCCCGGACAGCGCACCCTGCTGGCCGGTCTCGCAGCGGCCGAGACGGAGCTCGCCGCGGCGGCGGACGCCTGCTCGCAGGAACTGTACGAGAGCATCGGCACCGCCGCCTCCGACGACGAGCGCCGGGCCCTGATCGCCCTGCGCCGCTCCATCCACAACGGCCGCGCCCCCAAGAAGACCCCCCAGGACCCGACCCCCGCGGTGGCGCACTGGCTGGCCGCGTACCAGGAGCGGGAGCGGCTGCGCAGCGCAGTCGCCGACGGCTACCCCGATGCCGCTGAGCGCGAACGCGCCCTGCTGGCGGAGCTGCTGGGCAACGACGACCTGCTGCGCTCGCTGGCCCTGCTGGCCCCCGAGGTGCACCAGGAGGCCGAGCGCTACCGGGCCGCCGTCGCGGGACCCGGCAAGCTGTCCGCCCGTACCCGCAAGTCCGAGCGCGGCCTCATCCAGTACGTCACCCGGGCCATGGTCCGCACCAGCCCGCTCTCCCGCTTCACCGCGGTGGGCATCGCCGAACCCGCCCCCGCCACCGACCCGGAGGCCGTGCACCCCGGCGATGTCCCCTTCACCGGGGCGCGGGCCGTGCCCGGCCTGGACCGGGTCATGCTCGGCTACGTACTGGGCGGACTGCCCACCGCCCACGCCACGGACCTCGCCGAGCTGTGGGTCGGGGTGCCGCCGACCTCCGCGCCGGACCCGGTCGCCGGAAAGCTCTTCTTCCTCAAGCTCACCGACCAGGGCATGCAGCGCTTCGCCGTACCGCTGGACGGCCCCGCCGGGGACCTCCTCGACGCGCTCTCCATGGGCCCGCGCCGCTTCCCCGCCGTCGTCGCCCATGTCGCGGCGCGGGCGGGCGTCCCTCAGGCCGAGGCCGACCGCCGGGTGCGCCGCGCCCTGCACCAGGGCGTCCTGTGCACGTTCAACGCGGCGGAGGACGGCGCCGCCGACTACGAGGACCTCCTCACCCCCGAGCTCCCCGACACCGAACACACCCCCGGACTGCGGGAACTGGCCGAGGCGATCCGCGCGGGCATGCCCCGCGTGGTCGGGGCCCCGGCCGCGGAGCGCGGCGCCGCCCTGACCGAACTGCGCACCACGCTGGGCCGGTTCAGCCAGGCCGCGGGCCGCCCGGCGCAGATCACGGTCGAGGAGGACTACGTCATGCCGCCCCTGAAGGTGGCGGCCTCCCACTGGCACACCCCGCTGGCCGACCTCGGCCCCGCCGTCGAACTGCTCTCCGTCTTCGACTGGCTGCACGACGTCCGGGTCCTGATGACCGCCGCGTTCACCGAACGCTTCGGCGCCGGAGCCAACGTCCCGCTCGCCGAGCACGCCGCGTTCGTCGTCGGCGAGGTCTCCCGGCGGGCCGCCGCGATGGACGCGGTCTACGGTCCCCGGGGCACCGGCGACGCCTCCGCGCTGACCGGGATCGGGCCGGCCGACGGGTGCCTGGAGCGCATGTTCCAGCTGCGCCGCGAGCTCTCCGAGGAGATCCACACCCGGCTCACCAAGACGGCCGACGCGGGCGAGGACACCCTCGCCCTCACCGCGGCCGACGTCGCCGACCTGACGCGGTCGCTGCCCGGCCGCTTCCGCCAGGACCCGCTGATCTACGGGGTGCTGCTGCAGGAGGCCGGCGACCGGCTCGTCCTCAACGACGGACTGCCGGGCCACGGGATGCTGTACGCCCGCTTCCTGGACGCCGACCGGCGCCTCGGCGGCGAGGCCCTGCCCCGGCTGGCCGCACACCTCCAGCGCTTCTACGGCCACGACGGCGCACGCGTCACCGAGGACCTGGGCCTGCACCGGCTCAACGTCAACGCGCACGCCCCGATCCTGCCCGGCGGCCTCACCCCGGAGGACTGGTTCGGCCTCCGGCTGGCGCACGACCCGGCCACCGACACCCTGCGCGTCGAGGACGCGGACGGGGCGCCGCTGCGGGTACTGCCCCTGGGCACCGGCCACCCCGGCCTCTTCCCGCCCCCGCTGTCGGTCGCCTCCGGCCTCGCGATCAGCGGCCGGCTCTTCAACAGCCTCCCGAACTCCTGGCACGCGTCGCTTCCCTGGGACGGCAAGGAGACCCGCGTCGCTCCACGGATGAGCGTCGGCAACGTCCTCATCGGCCGCCGCCGCTGGTACGGCGGCGCCGAGCTGGAGACGGCGGTCGCCACCGGCCAGGACGGCCCCGAGCGGCTGCTCGCCCTCACGGCGTGGCGGGCCAGGCACGGAGTCCCGGAGGAGGTCGTCATCAAGTCGGCCCCCGAGGACGAGGGCCCGCTCTCGGTGGGCGCCCCCGACGTCCAGTCCAAGCGCCTCCAGCAGAAGCCCCAGTACGTGGACCTCACCAGCGCGCTGGCGGTCCGGGTGCTGCCCCGGATGCTGGAACGCCGCGGCGACGGCCCGACCGGCGGCTACCTGGAGGAGGCCCTGCCCGGCGTCACGGACGGCACCCACGCCACCGAGTGGGTCGTCGAGGTCGGGCGCACGGCCGGCGGCACCTTCACCTACGACCCGGTGAACCACGCGGAAGGAGCGCGGTCGTGA
- a CDS encoding ABC transporter permease, whose translation MTSTLPPTTESVAREPRAPRQRPDRRGSVAMLVHQIRYEQLSFWRNPQSMVFTFVLPIVIIAIFGAVFSGGGSEEFFFGMSGMQYYTPTIAAVSVLGACYGQLAIVLAMRRQTGVLKRLHATPLPAWVYFAGLLVHCIVVSVIDVALVIGIGTLYDVSLPTHWAAVGVTLVLGAASFCALGVGVASLIRNSEAAPAVVQFIQFPLVFISGSYFPIHSGVLNTIAGLLPVKPFNDAMLAPFAQDASFQWKELAVLAAWGVIGALISVRSFRWDPRPE comes from the coding sequence ATGACCAGCACCCTTCCCCCCACCACCGAGTCCGTCGCCCGCGAGCCGCGCGCCCCGCGGCAGCGGCCCGACCGGCGCGGCTCGGTCGCGATGCTCGTCCACCAGATCCGGTACGAGCAGCTGTCGTTCTGGCGCAACCCGCAGTCGATGGTGTTCACGTTCGTGCTGCCCATCGTCATCATCGCGATCTTCGGCGCGGTGTTCAGCGGCGGCGGCAGCGAAGAGTTCTTCTTCGGCATGAGCGGTATGCAGTACTACACGCCGACCATCGCCGCCGTGTCCGTACTGGGCGCCTGTTACGGCCAGTTGGCGATCGTCCTGGCCATGCGGAGGCAGACCGGCGTCCTCAAGCGGCTGCACGCCACCCCGCTGCCCGCCTGGGTGTACTTCGCCGGGCTGCTCGTCCACTGCATCGTGGTGAGCGTCATCGACGTGGCGCTCGTCATCGGGATCGGCACGCTGTACGACGTGTCGCTGCCCACCCACTGGGCGGCCGTCGGCGTCACCCTGGTGCTCGGTGCGGCCAGTTTCTGCGCCCTGGGCGTCGGTGTCGCCTCGCTGATCCGCAACTCCGAGGCCGCGCCCGCCGTCGTGCAGTTCATCCAGTTCCCGCTGGTGTTCATCTCCGGCAGCTACTTCCCGATCCATTCCGGGGTGCTGAACACGATCGCCGGGCTGCTCCCGGTGAAGCCGTTCAACGACGCCATGCTGGCGCCCTTCGCGCAGGACGCGAGCTTCCAGTGGAAGGAACTGGCGGTGCTCGCCGCCTGGGGTGTCATCGGTGCGCTGATCTCCGTACGCAGCTTCCGCTGGGACCCGCGCCCGGAGTAG
- a CDS encoding thiazolylpeptide-type bacteriocin translates to MSINDINGDDAAFDGFDADELETLEVAQGVALPEMGASSGSIGTSSSSSSTCSAC, encoded by the coding sequence ATGAGCATCAACGACATCAACGGCGACGACGCGGCGTTCGACGGCTTCGACGCGGACGAGCTGGAGACCCTTGAGGTCGCCCAGGGCGTGGCGCTGCCGGAGATGGGCGCGTCCAGCGGTTCGATCGGGACCTCGTCGTCCTCGTCGAGCACCTGCTCCGCCTGCTGA
- a CDS encoding thiopeptide-type bacteriocin biosynthesis protein produces MPAQPETGAATQWSAWHLHLPTAARSAHDRVLTDVIGPTVRELPPGTPWFFIRYWQSGPHLRLRVGDLTPDAYAATEAALRTRHADACRLAPGEEPLAEAAYLDGAARLAAAGETGPNTSVRTLLAPGVHRATYDPEYERYGGPAHMPAAEELFWQSSELVLRLTPALTTGARRSQLALRGTLSAAVALGAPPERAYYFAHGLGAWRSWAKDAGHPQALLDRITHVDQDPAAVRIDPEAHGPFTAWHEALAGHAADIRRTSPVHPGMILFSHAHMLHNRLGLSLLEELRTYAWLSHVFPLPADAPDPLRNAVPAG; encoded by the coding sequence ATGCCCGCTCAGCCCGAAACCGGCGCAGCCACCCAGTGGAGCGCCTGGCATCTGCACCTGCCCACCGCCGCCCGCTCGGCGCACGACCGGGTCCTGACCGACGTCATCGGCCCCACGGTCCGCGAACTCCCGCCCGGCACACCGTGGTTCTTCATCCGCTACTGGCAGTCGGGCCCGCATCTGCGGCTGCGCGTCGGGGACCTGACCCCGGACGCGTACGCCGCGACCGAGGCCGCGCTGCGCACCCGTCACGCCGACGCCTGCCGGCTCGCCCCCGGGGAGGAGCCGCTGGCCGAGGCCGCGTACCTGGACGGCGCGGCCCGGCTGGCCGCGGCGGGGGAGACCGGACCGAACACCAGCGTCCGGACCCTGCTCGCGCCCGGCGTCCACCGCGCCACGTACGACCCCGAGTACGAGCGCTACGGCGGCCCCGCCCATATGCCGGCCGCCGAGGAGCTGTTCTGGCAGTCCAGCGAGCTCGTCCTGCGGCTGACACCCGCCCTGACGACCGGGGCCCGGCGCTCCCAGCTCGCCCTGCGCGGCACGCTGTCCGCCGCGGTCGCCCTCGGCGCCCCGCCCGAACGGGCCTACTACTTCGCCCACGGGCTGGGCGCCTGGCGGTCCTGGGCGAAGGACGCCGGACACCCGCAGGCGCTCCTGGACCGCATCACACACGTGGACCAGGACCCGGCCGCGGTACGCATCGACCCCGAGGCGCACGGCCCGTTCACCGCCTGGCACGAGGCGCTGGCCGGACACGCGGCCGACATCCGCCGCACGTCACCGGTGCACCCCGGAATGATCCTGTTCTCGCACGCCCACATGCTCCACAACCGGCTCGGCCTGAGCCTCCTGGAGGAGCTGCGCACCTACGCGTGGCTGTCCCACGTCTTTCCTCTCCCCGCGGACGCGCCCGATCCGCTGCGGAACGCGGTACCCGCGGGCTGA
- a CDS encoding thiazolylpeptide-type bacteriocin: MAANDIKNDDAAFDGFDADELETLEVAQGVALPEMGASSGSIGTSSSSSSTCSAC; encoded by the coding sequence ATGGCTGCCAACGACATCAAGAACGACGACGCGGCGTTCGACGGCTTCGACGCGGACGAGCTGGAGACCCTTGAGGTCGCCCAGGGCGTGGCGCTGCCGGAGATGGGTGCCTCCAGCGGCTCGATCGGCACCTCGTCCTCCTCGTCCAGCACCTGCTCCGCCTGCTGA
- a CDS encoding YceI family protein — protein sequence MSSSNDAPLNVFTPTGLAALSGDWTLDPAESTVEFTGRHFLFFPVTGSVPVRSGRAGLDAAGSLTHLDATVVVAGFDTGNPQRDRKVRGPGFLDAGRFPVLRYAGERVAQGAPPVLTGVLTGVLTVKEREVPVDFTVDEVTADGEQVVVRATAEVDRHVCGVGAMRAMVGPRLALRVRAVFVRTP from the coding sequence ATGTCTTCCAGCAACGACGCACCCCTGAACGTCTTTACCCCCACCGGTCTGGCCGCCCTGTCCGGTGACTGGACGCTCGATCCGGCCGAGTCCACCGTGGAGTTCACCGGCCGGCACTTCCTCTTCTTCCCCGTCACGGGTTCGGTGCCCGTGCGGTCCGGACGGGCCGGGCTCGACGCCGCCGGTTCGCTCACCCACCTCGACGCGACGGTCGTTGTGGCCGGCTTCGACACCGGCAACCCGCAGCGCGACCGGAAGGTGCGCGGCCCGGGATTCCTGGACGCCGGCCGGTTCCCCGTACTGCGGTACGCCGGTGAGCGGGTGGCGCAGGGCGCCCCGCCGGTGCTCACCGGAGTGCTCACCGGAGTGCTCACCGTGAAGGAGCGGGAGGTCCCCGTGGACTTCACCGTGGACGAGGTGACGGCCGACGGGGAGCAGGTCGTGGTCCGCGCCACCGCCGAGGTCGACCGGCATGTGTGCGGGGTGGGCGCGATGCGCGCGATGGTCGGCCCGCGGCTCGCGCTGCGGGTGCGCGCGGTGTTCGTCCGTACCCCGTAG